GGCTCTTCATGAATTGCGCTGACCACAAGTGCAAACATTTTAAGACACGGTACAATTCAATTAGTAAGAAATCTAAATTTCACATAGTTGATATTTGTGTGGCAAATTGCAAAatgtttcttaatttttgCATACATATTAATGAAATCTTACGTGGAACAGACCAAGTTCACCAAACAATTAAAGAAACCCCATCTTGTCATTAGAAGTAGACGTATATGATACTATAAACTCGTTTTCAATCATACCTGCCAATCTCATTTTGGGCCCTATATATGCTCTTTGAGCTCTCAGGTAATAGAGTAGGAGAGGATCCATTGTTACAACACAAGATAATTAGCTCCATAAACTGTCCCACTTCACCGCATAAACTATCAACTATGTAcaaactatataaatattactgCTATACATACGATCCCATTGTACGACTTAAAGTGTACAATCATAAATTAATCAAAGGAGTAGCTGTTGATATACACCGTAACCGTTGATCCATCGTAGTCACACATAATGCATAGCAAttctgttttaatttttttacgatcCTTGAGTAGATACCGAGAGATACTGTAGCAGAAATAAATACTATCTCTGTCCcgaaataagttcatttttcagattttggaTAACATGTTTTgactcgtcttatttaaaaaatttttgcgattaatatttttgttgttactagatgataaagtATAAACAGTGCTTTAtgcgtaactaatttttttaaattttttaatatttttttaaataagacgaattatCAAACGAATAGACATAGAAATTAAAAGTAGAGTTATCGTGGGACGGAGTTAGTACTTACTAGTTGCAACTCTGGACCAAATTTTGGCCCGGCCCAGCCTCTGCTTTAGCGTCCACGAGGCCCGCACGACCAGCAGCTTTGGAAATTTTGTCGCATTCTCTTGGATCCAGTGATTTCGTCCGAATCGAACGGAGACTCCTGCGGGCCAGGGGTTtcagcagcacggcggcggaggagcggaGCTGGACGGGAGGGACCGAGGTCCGAGGGTGCCAAACCTGATCCACAGCAGCGCGACGGGCGAGCCGCCCCCGATGTGTGGCTCTCCCGGCGCGCCCCGATTTCCTCGCCCCCACCTCGGTCCTCGACGGGACAACGACCGGCAGCGCCGCTTCTCCGCCGCTCGCTCCGAGCCTTAAACCCTTTCCTCCTCGCCACTTCCACGACCTTCGGAACTCGACGAGGGAGCACTCACGcacgtctctctctctctctctcgcccgCTTCCTCCAACATGGCGGCGTCCACCACCTGCCCTGCTCGCTCCATGGCGTCCGTCTCCCGAGCCCTCCGCCCGCGGTCGCACGCCGctctcgcctccgccgccgtccgcgcgGGTGCTCACCTCGGTGCGGCGCTCGTTGGAACCTGTTTGAAGGAGATCTTCGCCTTTCCCGTTCCATCAATCTGAGAGCTTGCTGTTGGCTTGTACGCAGGGGGCGGATTGGGGATTGCCTGTTCGATGCCAAGCTATGGTAGGAAGGAGAAGGAAGAGTGGGGATTGACCATTGCGTCCGCACCAACCACTGCTGCTCCAGTTGCAAGGTACGTTCCGTATGAGCGCCTCGTCGATGTTATTTGGGTCCGGACAATTGATTTGCTTAGTTCGTGGACTGCACAATTACAGGAGAGATCCGGGTTTGATTTGGTCAACACAACTGCGTTTGTTGAGTGTTGACTAGTCACGCTGTGGTAATCTAAGTTAGGTGCTGCTACTTTTTAATACAACTCAACCAAAAAGTCACATATGAAGCTGCAAAGGCTGCTGATTGGGGTTCAACAACTTTAACTACTTGTAAAGAGATAATCCTTATGGTGCTCTGCTCGATGTGGTCACTGGACTAGAATGTTCTTTACACTGAGAGCACTTTCCTTTGGAAGTATAGGTTTCCAGTAtcctatttttatatgaaaacacAGTAAACTCTTCAATATTTTTGGAGGAAGTAAAATGTAAACTAGAAGGGATCAAACGGTTGAACTATTCAATATACACCATTCACCTTCTTATGGGCTTTTAAACtccttaaaaagtaccttgaggtaccaaaaattttagtgcaaaattctaGTACCTTAAGGtgcattttatttcaaggtatgaaatttttatactaaaaatgtGGTACCCTacttaaggatggtaaaaaagctcccTTCTTATAGAACTGATGCCCTGCATAGCAACTGATCATTTCTCaaatttttctctaaatattGTATAGAAGCAAAAACATTGTATTGAAAGAGTGCCTTTGTAAGTAACAACAGTGTTACGTCAAAAAAAAGTGACAACATTGGTCAATAATTGCTCTACCATTTTCAGTTTTCCTGACAAGATGAACTCACAGTGGATTGCTTGAGCAACTTGTGTTTACTTAGTCGTGAAATCTGTTGAACTTCATGGTATGCTTTTAAGCAAGATGACATGTGTGCTTATCcttctaagtttttttattttgaatgttcaaattaatcatcattaaCTTTCAAATTTTGAGTATCTCCTGGACTAAATTTGCATATCTTAAAACAAGATAGCAATTTAATTGATTGAAACTTCTCATACTTTCATGTTGTTTCTGTAGTCAGCTGAAGTGTTTGCTGTTTGTTTACTCCAATCATGCCCGCTTTTTCAATCCCTTATCTGACtgttttcatctttttttgtACACCTCGTAATTTTGTATTGGACATTTCTATTATGTAGTTTTCATTCGAGAAAAAAGCCAcaatacaacaaaattttcaaggtGTGATGTCGAGcagattttctttctttacaGCCCACATATAGTACCAGTTTTGAAGAGTGTAGTTTCATCCATATGATTAATGATCCTACAGACGAGCAGAACTATATTGTTGGCCTTTCTGgaataatttcattatttaacACTACTTGCTCTGATTGTTGTAGTTACATTTGGTAATGATGAGATTATCTGTTGTTTCCTCAGAAGCTGTCAGATTTTGTGCAAGGCTGAAGCTAACATATCTAGTAATCTGCCAGAGAGCATTCCTAGTGGAGAAAACCAGTATGAGAAAATAGTTGAGCTGCTTACCACTCTTTTCCCTGTCTGGGTAAGTTGCTATGGGCATTTGAGGATTTTATCTgttcttttgtgtgtgtgtttgcttCTAATTGTTATATTTCGTGGATTATAAagcaaatatttgaaaatgtagTAATGCAGAGCTCACCTTTTGCAGGTCATATTAGGTACCATTATTGGCATCTACAAGCCATCGATGGTAAATTTTCTGACTTACCATTATCCATTACCGTCTGCACTCATCAGCTAATACCATACAAACAGACATTTATGGTTTTATTGGAAAATTTGCAGGTTACCTGGTTGGAAACCGATCTTTTCACTGTGGGCCTAGGATTTCTAATGCTATCAATGGGACTAACATTGACCTTCGAAGATTTTAGGAGATGTATGAGGAATCCATGGACAGTATGTTTCTGTGCCGGAATAGCTTGTCTTACAGAAATACTGATTATTTGTCTGTATTTGAGGCCTCCAACTTGATGTAGGTTTACTGAATACTGATGCAATTGCCTGTTGCAGGTGGGTGTGGGATTTCTCGCACAGTATTTGATCAAACCTATGCTTGGATTCGCGATTGCCATGGTACTGCTAAGCTGTGCCTTGCTATTATTTCTAATTTCtaatgaaataataaaaatgaattgaaTACAATctatttttcctttgtttgGACATGCTGCTATGGCAGGTTTTCTTTTGATGCAAAACAGGCTTATTCAAGATTCTCATGTAAACTTTGGGAAACATTAAATTGAAATGTTTGTGCCTTGCTCAAGGAAATAAACTGATTTGACAAGCCATGCCCTGAAAAGATAGACATGCTCTTATGCGACAGTtccttttcatgaaaaaattcaTGTAAATGCTAAGTAAGATTGTATTAAAACAGTTAATGGCTTACTTAAACCAATAAACTGATCTGACAAAGCAACCTGAAAGATTTAAAGGTTCAAGATTGTTCGCTGGTTTCATTTTTAGGAcgttttccttttatttccTGTGTTTTTGGATACCTTGACCATGACTCATTCTCTctagtttcttttgttttttttttcatttaatttacCCTTGTCCCTTGTATGTTGATATCTCATAGCATTACAGTTTTTACATGGAGAAAGTATATATGCAGCTACTACACTTTTATCATATCAAATGCAAACTCTACCCTGTTATCTACATTCTTGTTTGTGATGGTTGTATATTTCAATTAGTGCTACTTCATTGGTATAATGTCTCTCTATGTTTATTGCTAAAAACATTTAAACCTAAAATTTCTTgtagtttgtgatttttacAGATCTATATTTAGTTGCGAcctaatatatttgttattttacaGAGCTTGAAGTTATCTGCTCCTCTTGCAACTGGTCTTATTTTAGTGTCATGTTGCCCTGGTGGGCAAGCATCAAATGTTGCAACTTATATATCCAAAGGAAATGTCGCCCTTTCAGTTCTTATGACCACGTAAGCTTCATATTTGCTTGAGAAGTaatttcattcattcattggTGCTTGTTTTGATCTACTTAtacttttttggtttttccttCCTCTTCCTTGACTTTTTTAATCCATATCTGACGTGACAGCCTTTATGTTTGGTTTTGTGTTGCACTCTTATCATAATTTAGTTATCATGATAAATTActgattgtttttttgtctTGTGGATGACACATTGTTATGTTACCATGTCCTAAAAATATCCAACACATTGGTTTAGACTCTTTGTACCTGTTACAAGTTTCTACCACAAATTTAACTGTCATATTTATTTGATGCCAGCACTTTTGTATAGTCTGTGCTCATGCCTAGAAAATATCTACATGTCATGGTTACACATTCGATGGACTTTCTATTCAACCATCAAATTCGGACTTAATATTTACCATTCCAAAGATTTGGTTCACAAATTACTTCTATATAATCTAGCATGCATGTCAGTTTGACATGCTTCCAGGCATGAAGCATTTAAAGAAACTTAGTACATTGTCTAGTAGGTTTTAATGGCAGGCTTTGTATACAAGTGTTTTTTTGAATGATAGAACCAGGCACCAGACCTGTTACTAGTTTGTTGTAATTCTTATCTGAACTGTTAGGCCATGTTGACAGAATTTTTCTTCATCATGAAATAAGCAAAACAACCTAATGTGTATGGCTTGATTTGACAAAACTGTAGTTTAAGTGCTGAAATTGAGGGCATACAATGCTACTTCGCCTACAGTCAGTGTGCTATTATTCTATTATTTTGGTGTGCTATTAGATTTTGAAGTAGTAAAGTAAGCTCTTAGATACTCTGTTTCTTCCTCAGTCTAATGCTCCTAATTCTATTCTAACAACTTGTAACTATTTTTACATTTCAGTTGTTCGACTATTGGTGCTATAGTGATGACACCACTCCTTACTAAACTCCTAGCTGGTCAACTGGTTCCTGTCGATGCTGCAGTAAGGGCACTATGatatactccctttgttcTACACTATAAGACTTTGTGAcatatttagattcatatggatgctaataaatctggaCACATGTACAAAAGATATACATTgttatggatgaatctaggcaagactagaaagtcttttaatatataagaGGGAGTAATTCTTAAACCAAGTACTATCCACTTTTATTTATGAAGAGTGCATAAGTTTAAGATAATTATGTCTGCAGGGATTGGCCATCAGTACTTTTCAGGTTGTATTACTGCCAACTATTGTTGGAGGTACTAAagaagcctaattaattatctGTTGTGCAGTATTATGGTATATTATCTTTAATCACTTATATTTCCATTATTTTACAGTCTTGGCGCACGAGTATTTTCCCAAGTTTACTGAGCGCATTATAACCATAACACCATTGATTGGGGTCCTCCTCACCACCTTGCTTTGTGCTAGTCCTGTAAGTGTTTCAGTCCTTCCATAGATTGCTGACAACAAATGCAATTTTGTGTCATTTCATCATAAATATTGTTTAGGCCCTCCAcaaatttca
This is a stretch of genomic DNA from Oryza brachyantha chromosome 1, ObraRS2, whole genome shotgun sequence. It encodes these proteins:
- the LOC102705384 gene encoding probable sodium/metabolite cotransporter BASS2, chloroplastic, giving the protein MAASTTCPARSMASVSRALRPRSHAALASAAVRAGAHLGGGLGIACSMPSYGRKEKEEWGLTIASAPTTAAPVARSCQILCKAEANISSNLPESIPSGENQYEKIVELLTTLFPVWVILGTIIGIYKPSMVTWLETDLFTVGLGFLMLSMGLTLTFEDFRRCMRNPWTVGVGFLAQYLIKPMLGFAIAMSLKLSAPLATGLILVSCCPGGQASNVATYISKGNVALSVLMTTCSTIGAIVMTPLLTKLLAGQLVPVDAAGLAISTFQVVLLPTIVGVLAHEYFPKFTERIITITPLIGVLLTTLLCASPIGQVSEVLKAQGGQLIIPVALLHVAAFALGYWLSKVCSFGESTSRTISIECGMQSSALGFLLAQKHFTNPLVAVPSAVSVVCMALGGSALAVLWRNRGLPANDKDDFKE